In one Spirosoma rigui genomic region, the following are encoded:
- a CDS encoding dienelactone hydrolase family protein, which translates to MSEINKKDIKQEVFDLYDDYAHDRIDRRDFVQKLSTYAVGGITVASLMSFLMPDYQGAIQIKADDPRITSEYITYPSPKGGGPMKALLSKPANAKGKLGGIVVVHENRGLNPHIADVGRRAALAGFVSIAPDALTPLGGYPGNDDDGRAMQSKRDRNEMLEDFIAASDYLKTQKDCNGKVGVVGFCFGGWIANMMAVRLPGLSAAVPFYGGQPTGDDVAKIKAPLLLHFGELDKGVNAGWPAYEAALKENNKEYTAYVYPNANHGFHNDTTPRYDKAAAELAWKRTIDFFSKKLA; encoded by the coding sequence ATGAGCGAAATCAACAAAAAAGACATCAAGCAGGAAGTATTCGACCTGTACGACGACTATGCCCACGACCGGATCGACCGGCGTGACTTTGTCCAGAAACTGTCGACCTATGCCGTGGGTGGTATCACCGTCGCGTCATTGATGAGTTTCCTCATGCCCGACTACCAGGGGGCTATCCAGATCAAAGCCGACGACCCCCGCATCACGTCGGAATACATCACCTACCCTTCGCCCAAAGGGGGCGGCCCTATGAAAGCCCTGCTGTCGAAACCCGCCAACGCAAAAGGCAAACTCGGCGGCATTGTTGTCGTTCACGAAAACCGGGGTCTCAATCCGCACATTGCCGATGTCGGTCGACGGGCAGCCCTGGCCGGGTTCGTGTCTATCGCGCCGGATGCGCTGACGCCCCTGGGAGGATATCCCGGTAATGACGACGATGGCCGGGCCATGCAAAGCAAGCGCGACCGGAATGAGATGCTGGAAGATTTTATTGCCGCCAGCGACTACTTGAAGACCCAGAAAGACTGCAACGGCAAAGTGGGTGTCGTCGGCTTCTGCTTCGGCGGCTGGATTGCCAACATGATGGCGGTACGGCTCCCTGGCTTGTCGGCTGCGGTCCCGTTCTACGGCGGCCAGCCCACGGGCGATGATGTGGCGAAGATCAAGGCACCCCTGCTGCTGCATTTTGGCGAGCTCGACAAAGGCGTCAACGCGGGCTGGCCCGCCTACGAAGCCGCGCTGAAGGAGAACAACAAGGAATACACCGCCTACGTATACCCCAACGCGAACCACGGTTTTCATAACGATACCACCCCGCGCTACGACAAAGCTGCGGCCGAGCTGGCCTGGAAGCGTACCATCGATTTCTTCAG